In the genome of Flavobacterium panacagri, one region contains:
- a CDS encoding glycoside hydrolase family 30 protein translates to MKKNSLKILCLLFAVTAFAQQQKTKKEFTTTGKKVTVYTTAENSKLRLTTTDNVTFSAAKQPLETETSVFVEPAKKFQTFMGIGGAITDASAEIFAKLSKEKQAEFLNAYYDQQKGIGYSLLRTTIQSSDFSSGSYSYIEEGDKELKTFSIDHDRQYRIPLIKQAIQKAGGKLTTYVAPWSPNAFMKSNKNVLKGGTLLPEYYQTWANFYAKFIKAYEKEGIPIWGTSTQNEPMAVQTWESCIYTAEAERDFIKNYLGPTLKKENLGDKKIIVWDHNRDLMNYRANVIYSDPEASKYVWGMGFHWYETWSGGAPMFDNVAKVNEAYPDKKLMFTEGCIEKFDASKYQFWGNAERYGINMINDFNNGTVAWTDWNILLDQNGGPNHVGNFCFAPIHADTTTGELIYTPSYYYIGHFSKFIRLNAVRVSTATSRSALLSTSFLNTDGTMATIVMNQSANELTYSLTIGAEKAVVKIPPRAIQTLVY, encoded by the coding sequence ATGAAAAAAAATAGTCTAAAAATTTTATGTCTTTTGTTTGCTGTTACTGCTTTTGCACAACAGCAAAAAACGAAAAAAGAATTTACAACCACTGGTAAAAAAGTAACAGTCTATACTACAGCAGAAAACTCAAAGTTAAGATTAACTACAACTGATAATGTAACTTTTTCTGCAGCAAAACAGCCTTTAGAAACAGAAACTTCAGTATTTGTTGAACCTGCTAAAAAGTTTCAGACTTTTATGGGAATTGGTGGTGCTATCACGGATGCTAGTGCCGAAATATTTGCTAAACTTTCAAAAGAAAAACAAGCAGAATTCTTAAACGCTTATTACGATCAGCAAAAAGGAATCGGCTATTCTTTGCTAAGAACAACAATTCAAAGTTCCGATTTTAGCAGTGGAAGCTATTCTTATATCGAAGAAGGAGATAAAGAATTAAAAACGTTTTCTATTGATCATGACAGACAGTATCGAATTCCTTTGATAAAACAAGCCATTCAAAAAGCGGGAGGAAAACTAACTACTTATGTAGCGCCATGGTCTCCAAATGCTTTTATGAAAAGCAATAAAAATGTACTAAAAGGCGGAACATTGCTTCCAGAATACTATCAGACTTGGGCAAACTTTTACGCGAAATTCATTAAAGCATACGAAAAAGAAGGAATTCCAATTTGGGGAACTTCAACACAAAATGAACCAATGGCGGTTCAAACTTGGGAATCTTGTATTTATACCGCTGAAGCGGAAAGAGATTTTATTAAAAATTATCTTGGGCCAACTTTAAAAAAAGAGAATCTTGGAGATAAAAAAATCATCGTTTGGGATCATAACCGCGATTTAATGAATTATCGTGCGAATGTAATCTATTCCGATCCCGAAGCATCAAAATATGTTTGGGGAATGGGATTTCACTGGTACGAAACTTGGTCTGGCGGAGCGCCGATGTTTGATAATGTTGCCAAAGTAAATGAAGCATATCCCGATAAAAAATTAATGTTTACAGAAGGATGTATTGAGAAATTTGATGCGTCAAAATATCAATTTTGGGGTAATGCAGAACGTTATGGAATCAATATGATTAATGATTTTAATAATGGAACTGTAGCGTGGACAGACTGGAATATTTTATTGGATCAAAATGGAGGTCCAAATCATGTTGGAAACTTTTGTTTTGCGCCAATTCACGCCGACACAACTACGGGCGAATTGATTTACACACCATCTTATTATTACATTGGGCATTTTTCAAAATTCATTCGTTTGAATGCAGTTAGAGTAAGTACAGCAACAAGCCGAAGCGCGTTATTAAGCACATCATTCTTAAATACTGACGGAACAATGGCAACTATTGTTATGAATCAGTCGGCAAACGAGCTTACTTATAGTTTGACTATTGGAGCTGAAAAAGCGGTAGTCAAAATTCCGCCAAGAGCTATACAAACTTTAGTCTACTAA
- a CDS encoding SusC/RagA family TonB-linked outer membrane protein, translated as MKLTKLLVFCISSLLFSVIAVAQDVTVNGIISDESGMPVPGATILLKGTTKSTASDFDGKFQIQAPSNGTLTITFIGYTTVNEAVNGRTKISIQLKPESQSLNEVVVVGYGTQKKSVVTGAISSVKAQDLEKVPNGRVEQALQGRVAGVTIAATSGQPGAASKVRIRGITTFREGGNDPLWVVDGIAIDAGAVGFINQSDIESIEVLKDAASAAIYGTRAATGVILVTTKKGKSGKISVNYSGFAGIAAPAKKLDLLNASQYATIMNEKSVADGGAIKYANPDSYGKGTDWQDAVFNNSAFRYTHELSFSGGGEKSTFYASFGVQDQEGIVATDISNYTKKNFRLNSTHKISDYFTFGQTFGYTHQKIKDIGNINSEFGGVLSSAINLDPITPLIADPSVIGTGFYNSPNIVLDSHGNPYGISPVVQQEMTNPLAYTQTRLGGYNWSDDFVGNAYLEANITSHLKVRSTLGGKLAYWGNEMFTPTFYLNPNMKADRNNYSQNNEKAFAWNIENTLNYSNKFGDHSINALVGQGAYVENIGKTIGTTFYGLPITSYKDASWNFNLPQDDMVSRASDKIEHKLSSLFFRLNYDYKEKYLFTGIVRRDGSTRFGENKKFGVFPSFSLGWVISKEGFWTENNIVNTLKLRGGYGVVGNDNIWDFKYRGLVVGGYNYAVGNEGTITTGYGNSTLPNADLGWEETSQTTVGLDAKLFNDFTLTLDYYKKRTTGILRDVVIPGYVGVVDAPAANIADMNNSGFEVEAGYKKRLGDFNLGVNANFAYLKNEVTYVGSSTNFIAGDATFQSMGQVTRTQVGHSFNEFYGFKTAGIFQNEAEVAAYKNASGGLIQPNARPGDFRWVDNNGDGVITDDDKQYLGTNIPKYTFGFTVNLDYKNFDFMAFTQGAAGSKIFQGLRRLDMLTANYQTEALGRWVGEGTSNDYPRLTNNDPNKNFSNMSDFYLENGNYLRLKVVTLGYTMPTGLSSKIGADRIRFYVTGENLITFTKYTGYDPEIGGQVFGVDKGVYPQARSILLGANVQF; from the coding sequence ATGAAATTAACAAAACTACTTGTTTTTTGTATTTCATCTTTGTTGTTCTCGGTTATAGCTGTGGCTCAGGATGTCACAGTAAATGGAATAATAAGCGATGAAAGTGGAATGCCTGTTCCAGGTGCGACAATTTTATTAAAAGGTACTACTAAATCTACAGCTTCCGATTTTGATGGGAAGTTTCAGATACAAGCACCTTCAAATGGAACTTTAACAATTACCTTTATTGGTTATACTACAGTAAATGAAGCTGTAAATGGTAGAACAAAAATCTCAATTCAATTAAAACCAGAATCTCAATCATTAAATGAAGTTGTTGTGGTTGGATATGGAACTCAAAAGAAATCGGTTGTTACTGGAGCAATTTCTAGTGTAAAAGCACAAGACCTTGAGAAAGTACCAAACGGACGTGTAGAACAAGCTTTACAAGGTAGAGTTGCCGGTGTTACTATTGCAGCTACTTCTGGACAGCCTGGCGCAGCTTCTAAGGTTCGTATTAGGGGTATAACTACTTTTAGAGAAGGCGGAAATGACCCTTTATGGGTTGTTGACGGAATTGCCATTGACGCAGGTGCAGTTGGTTTTATCAACCAATCTGATATTGAATCTATCGAGGTTCTTAAAGATGCCGCTTCTGCTGCAATTTACGGTACTCGTGCGGCAACTGGAGTTATTTTAGTTACTACAAAAAAAGGAAAATCAGGAAAAATTTCTGTGAATTATAGTGGCTTTGCAGGAATAGCTGCTCCAGCAAAAAAATTAGACTTATTGAATGCAAGTCAATATGCAACAATTATGAATGAAAAGTCTGTTGCAGATGGAGGAGCTATTAAGTATGCAAATCCAGATTCTTATGGTAAGGGTACAGACTGGCAGGATGCGGTTTTTAATAATTCAGCTTTTAGATATACACATGAATTAAGCTTTAGTGGTGGTGGAGAAAAATCTACTTTCTATGCTTCTTTTGGAGTTCAAGATCAGGAAGGTATCGTTGCAACGGATATTTCAAACTATACAAAGAAAAACTTCCGTTTAAATTCAACGCACAAAATTTCGGACTACTTTACTTTTGGACAAACTTTTGGATATACTCATCAAAAAATAAAAGATATTGGAAATATTAATAGTGAATTTGGTGGGGTACTAAGTTCGGCAATTAACTTAGATCCTATAACTCCGCTAATTGCAGATCCTTCAGTAATTGGAACAGGTTTTTATAACAGTCCAAATATTGTTTTGGATTCTCACGGAAATCCTTATGGTATTTCTCCGGTAGTACAACAGGAGATGACAAATCCACTAGCTTATACACAAACTAGATTAGGAGGTTATAACTGGTCTGATGATTTTGTAGGGAATGCTTATTTAGAAGCAAATATTACAAGTCATTTAAAAGTAAGATCGACACTTGGGGGTAAATTGGCTTACTGGGGTAATGAAATGTTTACGCCAACTTTCTATCTTAATCCAAACATGAAAGCGGATAGAAACAATTACAGCCAGAATAATGAAAAGGCATTTGCATGGAATATAGAAAATACTCTTAATTATTCTAACAAATTTGGGGATCACTCTATTAATGCTTTAGTAGGACAAGGTGCTTATGTAGAAAACATTGGAAAAACAATCGGAACTACATTCTATGGTTTGCCAATTACAAGTTACAAAGATGCTTCCTGGAATTTTAACCTTCCACAAGATGATATGGTAAGTAGAGCAAGTGATAAAATTGAGCATAAGTTATCATCTTTATTTTTCCGTCTAAACTACGATTACAAAGAGAAATATTTATTTACAGGAATTGTTCGCCGTGACGGTTCAACAAGATTTGGAGAGAACAAGAAATTTGGAGTTTTCCCTTCATTCTCTTTAGGATGGGTAATTTCGAAAGAAGGATTCTGGACAGAAAACAATATCGTTAATACATTAAAACTTCGTGGGGGTTATGGAGTTGTTGGTAATGATAATATTTGGGATTTTAAATATAGAGGTTTAGTTGTTGGAGGATACAATTACGCTGTTGGAAATGAGGGAACAATTACTACAGGTTATGGAAACTCTACTTTACCAAATGCAGATTTAGGATGGGAAGAGACATCACAGACTACTGTTGGTCTTGATGCCAAACTTTTTAATGACTTCACTCTTACTTTAGACTATTATAAAAAGAGAACTACCGGAATCTTAAGAGACGTTGTTATTCCTGGTTACGTTGGAGTTGTTGATGCACCAGCCGCAAATATTGCTGATATGAACAACAGTGGTTTCGAGGTAGAAGCTGGATACAAGAAAAGACTTGGTGATTTTAATTTAGGTGTTAATGCTAATTTTGCATACCTGAAAAATGAAGTTACTTACGTAGGATCTTCTACAAACTTTATTGCTGGGGATGCTACTTTCCAATCTATGGGGCAAGTAACAAGAACTCAGGTTGGACATTCATTTAATGAATTTTATGGTTTTAAAACTGCCGGAATTTTTCAAAATGAAGCAGAAGTTGCAGCTTACAAAAATGCTTCAGGTGGTTTAATTCAGCCAAATGCAAGACCAGGTGATTTCCGTTGGGTAGATAATAATGGAGATGGAGTTATTACTGATGATGACAAGCAATACTTAGGAACTAACATCCCTAAATATACTTTCGGATTTACTGTAAACTTAGACTACAAAAACTTTGATTTTATGGCATTTACTCAAGGTGCTGCAGGAAGCAAAATCTTCCAGGGATTAAGAAGACTTGATATGTTAACAGCTAATTATCAAACAGAAGCTTTAGGACGTTGGGTTGGAGAAGGAACTTCAAACGATTATCCTAGATTGACTAACAATGATCCAAACAAAAACTTCAGTAATATGTCTGATTTCTACCTTGAAAACGGAAACTACTTACGTTTGAAAGTTGTGACTCTTGGATATACAATGCCAACTGGTTTGTCATCTAAAATTGGAGCAGACAGAATTCGTTTTTATGTAACTGGAGAAAATTTAATCACTTTCACAAAATATACGGGTTATGATCCAGAAATTGGAGGTCAGGTTTTCGGTGTAGATAAAGGAGTTTATCCACAAGCAAGATCTATTCTGTTAGGAGCTAACGTTCAATTTTAA
- a CDS encoding SusC/RagA family TonB-linked outer membrane protein, protein MKLTKLLIFCVSSLLFSVIAFAQDITVTGTINDESGLPVPGATILVKGTNKATASDFDGKFQISVPSNGTLVVSFVGFETANEVVNGKTKLNVVLKAVSQSLNEVVVIGYGTQKKALITGASTNLKGETIQDLNTGSAMEALQGIAPGISITRNSGAPGAGTKVTIRGIGTVGNSNPLYIVDGVPVGDIDYLNPSDIESIDVLKDAASAAIYGSRAANGVVLVTTVKGRKGRPARISYDSYFGIQNIYKNLDPLNAQEYMYIMDEGRVNDGLAPTDWKATLTNNSWLEANYPGAGTQLGNEIWDKLQNGWTGTNWVNEMSKKDAPIVSHSINMTGGSEDIIYSLGFSYFDQDGILGGNLIDAGFKRLTARMNTQMVLKKNESHSIITIGENLTYTNIQKRDVSSGDIYGNDLHNALTQNPLQPAYWQTAIDRNISPFGFTPTLEGISTNQTNPLAVMYYRSNYNYPRDHKIIGNVFLEVEPIADLRFKSVYNVDSWFGYSRSMNPTYHLGVLYNDSVDGATQSQYFGANTTWTNTVSYQKQFGNHNINAVIGTELLQNVVNTDISGTRNGLTFPGDPKYAYLNNTKSPTSIAAINTSGKDTAAGGGGIMSYFARAQYDYKEKYLLSAVIRRDGSSNFGDGHRYGNFPSVSAGWVISKEDFMSSTSKTLNFLKLRGSWGQNGNQWTDYAFYYTSSIAYAFPGYFFGDTKPVSGQTAYPSKVPNPDVSWETSEQLDFGLDASLFNSRLGLTFDWYNKTTKDWLVVAQLPGTAGAGFPYINGGDIENKGFEFSVSWKDKVGGFKYGATVSGAVNKNKVTRVANQDGIIHGVSNVLSQGTSEISRAQVGFPIGYFYGYKTAGILQNQQEVDAYVGPSGQPYFNDQRPGDVRFVDLNNDGVIDEKDKTMLGDPNPDFQLGIQLNFEYKNVYLNTTMAGKYGMQVMQSYRSFADMPKQNYTSDVFNRWHGEGTSNTMPRLSSVSNRNSNYISDIYVHNADYLRINNLTVGYNFNELLKDFTFISNLKFYVAVNNLYTFTKYDGMDPEVRWSGNNTTTAWASGIDLGLYPQSRTVMFGLSADF, encoded by the coding sequence ATGAAATTGACAAAATTACTTATTTTTTGTGTTTCGTCTTTATTGTTTTCAGTTATCGCATTCGCTCAGGATATTACGGTAACCGGAACCATTAATGACGAAAGTGGATTGCCCGTCCCAGGGGCAACGATTTTAGTAAAAGGGACTAACAAAGCAACTGCATCTGACTTTGATGGAAAGTTTCAGATTAGCGTTCCTTCAAACGGAACTTTGGTGGTTAGTTTCGTTGGTTTTGAAACTGCTAATGAGGTAGTAAATGGAAAAACAAAATTAAATGTTGTACTTAAAGCGGTATCTCAAAGTTTAAATGAAGTGGTTGTTATTGGATACGGCACACAAAAGAAAGCTTTGATTACTGGTGCTTCTACCAATTTAAAAGGAGAAACGATTCAGGATTTAAATACAGGTTCAGCCATGGAAGCACTTCAAGGTATAGCACCAGGTATTAGTATTACTAGAAATAGTGGTGCTCCTGGCGCTGGAACCAAAGTGACTATTCGTGGAATCGGAACAGTTGGAAATTCAAATCCTTTGTATATCGTAGATGGTGTGCCAGTTGGAGATATTGATTATCTAAACCCTTCAGATATTGAATCTATAGATGTTTTAAAAGATGCTGCTTCTGCCGCAATCTATGGTTCAAGAGCAGCTAATGGAGTTGTTTTGGTAACCACTGTAAAAGGACGTAAAGGAAGACCTGCTAGAATTAGTTATGACTCTTACTTTGGTATTCAAAACATTTATAAAAATTTGGATCCTTTGAATGCGCAGGAATATATGTATATTATGGATGAAGGAAGAGTTAACGATGGACTTGCGCCAACTGATTGGAAAGCTACGCTGACCAATAATAGCTGGCTGGAAGCAAATTATCCTGGTGCAGGAACGCAATTAGGAAATGAAATTTGGGACAAGTTGCAAAATGGCTGGACTGGGACTAATTGGGTTAATGAAATGTCTAAAAAAGATGCGCCAATTGTTAGTCACTCTATAAATATGACAGGTGGAAGTGAAGACATTATTTATTCATTAGGATTCTCGTATTTTGATCAAGATGGTATATTGGGTGGGAATCTTATAGATGCAGGATTTAAAAGATTAACTGCAAGAATGAATACGCAAATGGTATTGAAAAAGAATGAAAGCCATAGTATCATAACGATTGGAGAAAATTTAACTTACACAAACATTCAAAAGAGAGATGTGTCTTCGGGCGATATCTACGGGAATGATTTGCATAATGCCCTTACACAAAATCCGTTGCAGCCTGCTTACTGGCAGACGGCTATTGATAGAAACATAAGTCCATTTGGATTTACTCCTACTCTTGAAGGTATTTCTACGAATCAGACTAACCCTTTAGCTGTAATGTATTATAGAAGTAATTACAATTATCCGAGGGATCATAAAATTATTGGAAATGTCTTTTTAGAAGTTGAACCAATTGCTGATCTTCGATTTAAATCGGTTTACAATGTTGATTCATGGTTTGGGTATAGCAGATCAATGAATCCGACTTACCATTTAGGTGTACTTTATAATGATTCAGTAGATGGTGCTACACAATCTCAGTACTTTGGAGCAAATACGACTTGGACGAATACTGTTTCCTATCAAAAACAGTTTGGAAATCATAATATTAACGCTGTAATTGGTACTGAGTTACTACAAAATGTGGTAAATACAGATATTTCGGGTACTAGAAATGGACTAACATTTCCTGGGGATCCAAAATATGCCTATTTAAATAATACAAAATCTCCAACTTCAATTGCTGCAATTAATACTTCAGGAAAGGATACTGCTGCAGGTGGCGGTGGTATTATGTCTTATTTTGCTAGAGCTCAGTATGATTATAAAGAAAAATATCTTCTTTCTGCTGTAATTCGTCGTGACGGGTCTTCTAATTTTGGAGATGGTCACAGATACGGTAATTTCCCTTCTGTATCTGCTGGTTGGGTTATTTCAAAAGAAGATTTTATGTCTAGTACCTCAAAAACGCTTAATTTCTTAAAACTAAGAGGAAGCTGGGGACAAAATGGAAATCAATGGACGGATTATGCTTTTTATTATACGTCAAGTATTGCTTATGCATTTCCTGGATACTTTTTTGGAGATACTAAGCCCGTTTCTGGTCAAACGGCATATCCATCAAAAGTTCCAAATCCTGATGTTAGCTGGGAAACATCTGAGCAGTTAGATTTTGGATTGGATGCTAGCTTGTTCAATTCTAGGTTGGGATTAACTTTTGACTGGTATAATAAAACGACTAAAGACTGGTTGGTTGTGGCGCAGCTTCCAGGTACTGCTGGAGCTGGATTCCCTTATATTAATGGAGGGGATATCGAAAACAAAGGTTTCGAATTTTCTGTAAGCTGGAAAGATAAAGTTGGTGGTTTTAAATATGGGGCTACTGTAAGTGGTGCTGTAAATAAAAATAAAGTTACAAGGGTTGCTAACCAAGATGGAATAATTCATGGGGTTAGTAATGTATTATCACAAGGAACTTCAGAGATTTCGAGAGCACAAGTTGGTTTTCCGATAGGATATTTCTACGGTTACAAAACGGCAGGAATTTTACAAAATCAACAAGAAGTTGACGCTTATGTTGGCCCATCTGGACAGCCTTATTTTAATGACCAGCGCCCTGGAGATGTTCGTTTTGTAGATTTAAACAACGATGGTGTTATCGACGAAAAAGATAAAACAATGTTAGGAGATCCGAATCCTGACTTTCAATTAGGTATACAGTTAAATTTTGAATATAAAAATGTTTATTTAAACACCACAATGGCTGGTAAATATGGTATGCAGGTTATGCAGTCTTACCGATCTTTTGCTGATATGCCTAAGCAAAATTATACTTCAGATGTTTTTAACCGCTGGCATGGTGAAGGTACTTCTAATACAATGCCTCGTTTAAGTTCAGTTTCAAATAGAAACTCAAACTATATTTCGGATATATACGTACACAATGCAGATTATTTGAGAATTAATAACTTGACGGTAGGTTATAATTTTAATGAATTATTAAAAGACTTTACATTTATTTCTAATCTTAAATTCTATGTTGCAGTAAATAACCTATACACATTTACTAAATATGATGGTATGGATCCAGAGGTGAGATGGTCAGGAAACAATACCACTACGGCTTGGGCTTCAGGAATCGATCTTGGTTTGTATCCACAATCGAGAACAGTAATGTTTGGGTTAAGTGCTGATTTTTAA
- a CDS encoding RagB/SusD family nutrient uptake outer membrane protein, which yields MKKLKYIIAISVIFTASSCDDYLDQDNITEKSLVSFYKSPTDIDEAMAGVYNAIYTNAITSEEQVAANLMDNMMLGGGGPDDKAAKWVDNFEDPTEDTYRDMWVQSYNGISRANAIIEKVPLADFSTYFNTPAEAVDFKNQALGEALFMRAFYYFRLAKFFGGVPLIITYEGDRRAPRATYTETFAQIASDLKLAIETMPATPFTSIPTARYGHANKWVAQAYLGRVFLFYTGYMSNIENQATADLPLAGGGSITSAQVATYLSDCISNSGYKLVPDFRNLWPYSYLNKASGTNILPWAAAEGLAWVGQDGASPTFGTGNLETMFVQRFSFGDWGWTNGNIYTNRLTLYNSIRGNSLVPFGEGWGWCTVNPKLYSGWSDLDPRKRGSILEVGRVDQGTGNYAKDKGDHETGLFNKKYVSLQYDNGKGANVGMFVQLYDWANAEMQLMHAQDFIFMRFADVLLMHSEITKTADGMNTVRARAKLDPVGYSLSALKEERLHEFAFEALHWFDLVRWGDVNTAFNDVIQVRNSGVDANYSVKYRPETKGLVPIPETEVRLLNGVYTQNPGW from the coding sequence ATGAAAAAACTAAAATATATTATAGCGATTTCAGTAATTTTTACAGCTTCAAGTTGTGATGATTATTTGGATCAAGACAATATTACCGAAAAGAGTTTAGTAAGTTTCTATAAATCTCCTACGGATATTGATGAGGCAATGGCGGGTGTTTATAACGCTATTTATACTAATGCTATTACTAGTGAAGAGCAAGTGGCCGCCAATTTGATGGACAACATGATGTTAGGTGGTGGAGGTCCTGATGATAAAGCTGCCAAATGGGTGGATAATTTTGAAGACCCAACAGAAGATACTTATCGCGATATGTGGGTGCAGTCCTATAATGGAATTTCAAGAGCAAATGCAATTATAGAAAAAGTTCCATTGGCAGACTTTTCTACCTACTTTAATACTCCTGCAGAGGCGGTCGATTTTAAAAATCAAGCATTGGGAGAAGCTTTATTTATGAGAGCTTTCTATTATTTTAGATTAGCTAAATTTTTTGGAGGAGTACCATTAATAATTACCTATGAAGGGGATAGACGTGCTCCAAGAGCTACTTACACAGAAACCTTTGCTCAAATTGCTTCGGATTTAAAATTAGCAATCGAAACAATGCCAGCTACTCCTTTTACAAGTATTCCTACCGCAAGATATGGACATGCCAATAAATGGGTGGCGCAGGCTTATTTAGGACGTGTATTTTTATTCTATACAGGTTATATGTCTAATATAGAAAATCAGGCAACAGCAGATTTGCCACTTGCTGGTGGAGGTTCTATTACTAGTGCACAGGTAGCTACTTATTTAAGTGATTGTATAAGCAACAGTGGGTATAAATTGGTTCCAGATTTTAGAAATCTTTGGCCTTACTCTTATTTAAATAAGGCTTCAGGAACTAACATATTACCTTGGGCAGCAGCTGAAGGTTTGGCATGGGTTGGTCAAGATGGAGCTAGTCCAACGTTTGGAACAGGAAATTTGGAAACGATGTTTGTACAAAGGTTTTCATTTGGAGATTGGGGGTGGACAAATGGTAATATTTATACCAATAGGCTGACCTTATATAATTCAATTCGTGGTAACTCATTGGTTCCTTTTGGTGAAGGATGGGGATGGTGTACTGTAAATCCTAAATTATATAGCGGATGGTCAGATCTTGATCCAAGAAAAAGGGGGTCTATTTTAGAGGTTGGTAGAGTTGATCAAGGAACTGGAAATTATGCTAAAGACAAAGGTGATCATGAAACAGGCTTATTTAATAAAAAGTATGTTTCGCTTCAATATGATAATGGTAAAGGTGCAAACGTTGGAATGTTTGTACAGTTATATGACTGGGCTAATGCAGAAATGCAGTTAATGCATGCACAGGATTTTATCTTTATGCGTTTTGCTGATGTGTTATTAATGCATTCGGAAATTACTAAAACAGCAGATGGTATGAATACCGTTAGAGCAAGAGCAAAATTAGATCCTGTGGGATATTCATTAAGTGCACTAAAAGAAGAGCGTTTGCATGAATTTGCTTTTGAAGCTTTACATTGGTTTGATCTGGTACGTTGGGGAGATGTTAATACAGCATTTAATGATGTTATTCAGGTAAGAAATTCTGGAGTAGATGCAAATTACAGTGTGAAATATAGACCAGAGACTAAAGGTTTAGTTCCAATTCCAGAGACCGAGGTTAGACTTTTAAATGGGGTTTATACTCAAAATCCAGGTTGGTAA
- a CDS encoding RagB/SusD family nutrient uptake outer membrane protein: MKTIKFKYIYFAVALAALAGACSEDFVSIDPKGQFDSSTYFSNEQQCYAALIGVYDPLRKNTGGFENLVAMLNAGSDDFYAGGGSATDGNGIQNFSTHSLTSISIPSSYWDDHYQGVSRANMLITKLPAATMDDNVRARFAAEAKTLRAFYYFNLVRMFKNIPLVLVPLTTQTIYDPEQVTPDVIYAQIEKDLLEAIPALPNTLDAKTESGRFNKGAAQAILGKVYLFENKKTEAAAVLAQVNGTPGATNQYGNKLLAKFSDLWVTSNKFNAESIIEVSHSSAGNSEWGFWGQGKDEGNSLNVMVGPRGYSRPDGSDAPDLPAGWAFNVATQKLYDAMKTDPRFEATIFDLKALKAAGKADYIPAYQDTGYFLNKYLPRQSDVRTGGGAAELNYKQNSYVIRLADTYLMEAEALGSGVRAQALLDAVRARVGLPSVPVTLAAIKNERRMELAGEGHRFFDLVRWGDAAAALSDRGFDAGTDEIFPIPFKELNGTKLKQNPNYQ, translated from the coding sequence ATGAAAACTATAAAATTTAAATATATATACTTTGCCGTAGCACTGGCAGCCTTAGCAGGAGCTTGTTCTGAAGATTTTGTGAGCATTGATCCAAAAGGGCAATTCGATTCAAGTACTTACTTTTCTAACGAACAGCAATGTTATGCAGCTTTAATTGGAGTTTACGATCCGTTGAGAAAAAACACTGGTGGTTTCGAAAATCTGGTAGCCATGTTAAATGCAGGTTCAGATGATTTTTATGCCGGAGGTGGTAGCGCAACAGATGGAAACGGAATCCAGAACTTTTCTACGCACTCTCTTACATCAATTAGTATTCCAAGTAGTTACTGGGATGATCATTATCAAGGAGTTTCTCGAGCTAACATGTTAATTACAAAGCTTCCAGCAGCCACTATGGATGATAATGTAAGAGCTAGATTTGCAGCAGAAGCAAAAACATTAAGAGCATTTTACTATTTCAATCTGGTAAGAATGTTTAAAAATATTCCATTGGTTTTGGTTCCTTTAACGACTCAGACTATTTATGATCCGGAACAAGTTACGCCAGATGTAATTTATGCACAAATAGAAAAAGATTTGTTAGAAGCTATTCCAGCTTTGCCTAATACTCTTGATGCAAAAACAGAATCTGGAAGATTCAATAAAGGAGCAGCTCAGGCTATTCTTGGGAAAGTCTATTTGTTTGAAAACAAAAAGACTGAAGCCGCTGCTGTTTTAGCTCAAGTAAATGGTACACCAGGAGCAACAAATCAGTATGGAAATAAATTGTTAGCTAAGTTTAGTGATTTATGGGTAACATCAAATAAGTTTAATGCAGAGTCTATAATTGAAGTATCTCATAGTAGTGCAGGTAATTCTGAATGGGGATTCTGGGGACAAGGGAAAGATGAAGGAAACTCTTTAAACGTTATGGTTGGACCAAGAGGTTATTCAAGACCTGACGGCTCTGATGCACCAGATCTTCCTGCAGGCTGGGCTTTTAACGTTGCAACTCAAAAATTATATGATGCAATGAAAACGGATCCAAGATTTGAAGCTACTATTTTTGATTTAAAAGCTTTAAAAGCAGCTGGTAAAGCAGACTATATTCCAGCTTACCAGGATACAGGTTATTTCCTTAATAAATATCTTCCGAGACAATCTGATGTGAGAACTGGAGGAGGGGCAGCTGAGTTGAATTACAAGCAAAATTCTTATGTAATCAGACTTGCTGATACTTATTTAATGGAGGCAGAAGCTTTAGGATCTGGAGTAAGAGCGCAAGCTTTGTTAGATGCCGTACGAGCTCGTGTTGGACTTCCATCTGTTCCTGTAACATTAGCAGCTATTAAAAATGAGCGTAGAATGGAATTAGCTGGAGAAGGACACAGATTCTTTGACTTAGTAAGATGGGGAGACGCTGCAGCAGCACTATCAGACAGAGGTTTTGATGCAGGTACAGATGAGATTTTTCCAATTCCTTTTAAAGAGTTAAATGGTACTAAATTGAAACAAAATCCTAATTATCAATAG